In Rutidosis leptorrhynchoides isolate AG116_Rl617_1_P2 chromosome 6, CSIRO_AGI_Rlap_v1, whole genome shotgun sequence, the DNA window TGATCAGCTTGAGCACACCCTCATTCAATCTCTAAAGGCATTACGGAGGCAAATATTTTCATGGCAGCATCCATGGCATACTGTCAATCCAGCTGTTTATCTACAGCCATTTTTAGATGTGATTCGATCGGATGAAACTGGTGCACCAATCACAGGCGTTGCTTTGTCGTCTCTTCATAAGATCCTGACCCTTGATGTGCTTGATCTCAACACTGCTAATGTTGAGGATGCAATGCACTTGGTAGTTGATGCTGTAACAAGTTGCAGATTTGAGGTCACTGATCCTGCATCCGAAGAAGTAGTTCTCATGAAGATCCTACAAGTTCTACTTGCTTGCATGAAAAGCAAAGCATCAGTTATGCTAAGTAATCAACATGTTTGTACCATTGTAAACACGTGTTTTCGCGTAGTACATCAATCTGGGACAAAAAGTGAGTTGCTGCAAAGAATGGCTCGTTATACTATGCATGAACTTGTTAAATGTATTTTTTCACACCTTCCTGATGTTGCCAGACAAGAGGTTACAGATTATTCTTTTGGGGGTAAACATTTAGAAAATGGTAATGGTGGTTCTGAACTTGACTCCAGTTCATCTTCTGCAAATTTTGTATCAAATGCAGTCCCAATGGATGAAAATATAGTGGTCCCCGGTAACGGAAAGGATACAGTTTCTTATGATCTAAATTTGATGACAGAACCATATGGGGTGCCTTGCATGGTGGAAATATTCCACTTTTTATGTTCATTACTAAATGTTGTTGAACACATGGCAATAGGACCAAGAGCAAACACCATAGCTTTTGATGAAGATGTGCCCCTTTTTGCATTAGGGTTGATCAATTCAGCAATTGAATTAGGGGGCACCGCCATACGCCGCCACCCAAGATTATTAAGTTTGGTGCAAGATGAGCTGTTCCGTAACCTAATGCAATTTGGTTTGTCGACAAGCCCTCTGATTCTTTCGATGATATGCAGCATTGTCTTAAACCTATATCATCACTTGCGCACTGAGCTTAAGCTACAACTTGAAGCTTTCTTTTCGTGTGTGATTTTAAGGCTTTCACAAAGCAGATATGGCGCTTCTTACCAGCAACAAGAGGTTGCTATGGAGGCACTTGTTGACTTTTGTAGACTGAAATCTTTCATGGTGGAGATGTATGCCAATCTAGATTGTGATATAACATGCAGCAATATATTTGAAGAGCTTGCAAGTTTGTTATCCAAAAGTGCATTCCCTGTTAACTGCCCGTTATCTGCAATGCATATTCTCGCTTTAGACGGTTTAATTGCTGTGATTCAGGGGATGGCTGAGAGAATAAGCAATGCACCTGTTAGCTCAGAATTAGCTCCGGTTAATCTCGAAGAGTATACACCATTTTGGATGGTTAAGTGTGACAACTATAGTGACCCCGATCAGTGGGTCCCATTTGTGCGCAGGAGAAAATACATAAAAAAGAGGCTGATGATTGGAGCTGATCATTTTAACAGAGATCCCAAAAAAGGACTTGAGTTTCTTCAAGGAACACATCTTTTACCTGATAAACTTGACCCACAGAGTGTTGCTTGCTTCTTCAGGTATTATACAAGATAGTTAAAGTGTAGGGTTATATTATGTAACTAGGTATTCTATATATAACTCTTTTTTACACACAATAACACAATACAATTACCTTGATTAACTTCAGGTATACTGCTGGCTTGGATAAGAACCTTGTTGGTGATTTTTTGGGTAATCATGATGAGTTTTGTGTTCAAGTTCTTCATGAATTTGCTGGAACTTTTGATTTTCAAGACATGAATCTGGATACTGCATTACGGCTTTTTCTAGAGACATTTAGGCTTCCAGGGGAATCACAAAAGATACAGAGAGTTCTAGAAGCATTTTCTGAGAGATACTATGAACAATCACCGCAGATTCTAGCTAACAAAGATGCCGCTCTTTTGTTGTCATATTCAATAATTATGCTCAATACTGATCAGCATAACGTTCAAGTTAAAAAGAAGATGACAGAGGAGGATTTCATACGAAATAACCGACACATCAATGGTGGAAACGATCTGCCTCGTGAATTCTTGTCTGAACTCTATGATTCAATTTGCAAAAATGAGATACGCACAATCCCTGATCAAAGTGCTGCTTTTCCTGAAATGAATCCTAGCCGTTGGATTGATTTAATGCACAAGTGTAAGAAAACCGCACCATTCATCTTATCAGATTCAAGGAGTCATCTGGACCGTGATATGTTTGCTGTGATGTCTGGTCCCACAATTGCTGCCATCTCTGTGGTGTTTGATCATGCTGAGCTGGAAGATGTATTTACAACCTGCATCGATGGATTCTTAGCCGTTGCAAAAATTTCAGCCTGCCATCATCTTGAAGATGTTCTTGATGATCTCGTTGTTTCTCTCTGCAAGTTCACAACCCTTTTGAACTCCTCCTCTGTCGAGGAACCAGTTCTAGCCTTCGGTGATGATGCAAAAGCGAGAATGGCAACTATAACAGTTTTCACCATCGCCAACAGGTGATGATGATTTTCTTATGGTTTATTCTAATCGGTCATAATGAGTTCGGGTTAAATGGGTTTTTTAATGCCTTGTTTAAATGGGCCAGGACAGGTTGGGTTGACCCACATTCACTATTTGTCCTTTTTTATAATGTTTTAATAATCATTATGTGAATTATGATTATTAGAAAAGTATAACTTCAAAAATGATATGAATCTTTGAATAAAACAATACAGGGTGGTTTTTATTTTATGCACAGAAAAGACTTGGGCGAACTTCAACCTGTTTGACCTGTTCTTGTTATAGCTAAAGCTTTTGAATGACCTGTTTGAAATTACACAACTCAAATTGACCCATAAGTAAACGGAAGTTAAACTGCCTCTGGTACGTTATATTGCTTGCTTAAGATGTAGATGTTTTTAAACTATAAATAGGTATGGTGACTTCATTCGGGCGGGCTGGAGGAATATTCTTGATTGCATTCTGAAGTTGCACAAGCTTGGTCTTCTTCCAGCTCGAGTTGCTAGTGATGCAGCTGATGATTCAGAGCTTTCTTCTGAACCTGGACAGGGAAAGCCATTAACAAATTCTTTATCCTCTGCTCACATGCCACCTGTCGGGACTCCAAGGCGGTCTTCTGGGTTAATGGGCCGGTTCAGTCAACTTTTGTCTCTTGACACAGAGGAACCAAGACTCCAACCCACGGAGCAACAACTTGCTGCTCATCAACGGACTCTTCAAACAATTCAAAAGTGTCACATCGATAGTATTTTTACTGAGAGCAAGTTTCTTCAAGCTGATTCTTTATTACACCTTGCTCGGGCACTCATTTGGGCTGCAGGTCGCCCTCAGAAGGGTAATAGCTCTCCTGAAGATGAAGATACTGCTGTTTTCTGCCTAGAATTATTGATTGCAATCACATTAAACAATAGGGATAGAATTGTAATTCTGTGGCAGGGTGTTTATGAACACATAGCCAACATTGTCCAGACAACTGTCATGCCATGTGCCCTAGTTGAGAAGGCCGTGTTTGGACTTCTAAGAATATGCCAACGTCTTCTTCCTTATAAAGAAAATTTGGCAGATGATCTTTTAAGGTCACTGCAGCTTGTTTTAAAACTTGATGCTCGAGTTGCGGATGCGTACTGTGAGCAAATAACGCAAGAAGTTAGCCGTTTGGTGAAGGCTAATGCGTCTCACATTCGATCCCAACTCGGGTGGAGGACAATTACGTCATTACTCTCTATCACAGCCAGGCACCCGGAAGCTTCCGAAGTCGGGTTCGATGCTCTTCTGTTCATCATGTCTGACGGGATCAACTTAATGCCAGCCAATTTCACCACATGTGTAGATGCAGCAAGGCAATTTGCTGAGTCACGCGTTGCCCATGCTGACCGGTCTGTGCGTGCACTAGACCTAATGTCAGGGTCCATCAGTTGCTTAACTCAGTGGGCCCTAGAAGCCCGAGAAGAAATGGGAGAGTTAGAGGCTGCAAAAATGTGTCAAGATATCGGAGACATGTGGCTCAGACTTGTGCAAGGTTTAAGAAAAGTTTGTTTGGATCAGAGAGAAGATGTGAGGAACCATGCTCTTTTATCGTTACAAATGTGTTTGACCGGGGTTGACCAGGTCAACATCCAGCCTAGTCTCTGGTTACAGTGTTTTGAGATGGTTATATTTACAGTTCTTGATGATTTACTAGAAATTTCGCAAGGACACTCTCAAAAAGACTTCAGAAATATGGAAGGAACACTTGTTTTGGCTCTAAAGCTTCTTTCAAAAGTGTTTTTACAGCTGCTTCCTGAACTTTCACAGGTAACTACTTTCTGTAAACTATGGTTGGGTGTTTTAAGTCGGATGGAAAAATACTTAAAAGTCAAAGTCAGAGGTAAGAAAAATGAAAAACTTCAAGAGTTGGTTCCCGAGCTGTTGAAAAACACACTGATTGTTATGAAAAATAGCGGAGTTTTGGTACAAAGAAACGCGCTTGGTGGAGATAGTTTATGGGAACTCACTTGGTTGCATGTGAATAACATTGCTCCGTCTCTTCAATTAGAAGTTTTCCCAGATCAAGATTCTACGGTGTCGGGTGATAATGAATCGGGCCCACAAGAAACAGGCTGATGAGGGTTTGTACAGAATATGAAAAATCTCAAGTGATTCTTACTGGGTCAGTGGCAACTGTATACTAATTGAAGATCCTACAGATGTGTTAACTGAGTGAAATACTGCTAACAAGGAGCATTTTCGTGTTGGTATGTAATAATATTTTCTTATTGGCTACAGATATTTGAGTATAGTCTGTTTCGCATTGAAAATTAGCTATTCGTCTGAGTTTGTGTCTAGAACTGAAGAGGTGTCTAAATGAGAATCCAACGTTGAGGTTTGTGGTGTAATATAGTTAGTTTTAGCATGTTGCTTTGTTTAGTATCTTGAATCTTGATCTTGATCTTGATTGATGCTCAAAATGAGTGATGATTGAAACCAGTTAGTTACCCGAAGACGAAAAGGAGATTGAGGTTTAAAGTCATGGCTTTTATGTTGTCAGTATCCGTAAGTTAAGTGTTAATTCGTTGCATCATGTAAAGAATGTGTTTTGCAACTTGAATGTTGACTATTGTTGAGTGTTTGTTactgaaatatgtaaaataatatgttcACTTTATAAATTTTTTAATTCTAACGCTTTTGTTAATGGGGATACATGTTATAAGattgaatttaaaaaataaaaaaaacatattaatgAATCTAGTTATTAATTTTGTATTTGTAAAGAAATTATTGCTTTTTTTTTTACAAGTGATtggtaaaaaaaatgttaaaacatGGTGTAGCAACTAAAAAAAATTGCTTGATTTTAAACCCATCTAATATTCGGGTAAATAAGCTCTAGATTATTTTGTTAAAATTTTATTTTACGAGTAGGTCACAGTTCACCCAACACAAAACACAATCATCTAGGGTGAACAAAGCTTTTCAGACTCGTAAAAGACGACTAAGTACAAGAATATGGTCGGTCTTTTCGTATTTTGAGGTTGACGTTGAAAAAGACTAAATACGAGAGAGCACACAGATATCCTCTGAAAAGCGCTAATGAATTACATCATCCCTAACACTTATGCGGTGAGATACCAATAATTCGAAATCAAACCTTTACATGCCGATATCTAAAACTGATGCCTTACCACTTTCTTTGTTGTCACTCTTTGCCCTTTTTTCTTTCTTGGTTGCATTTTTTTTCACAACAATGAATGAATATAAAAATATCAAGTTACCGGTGTTCGAATTTACTTACCTTTGAGTATCAAATTATTAAAATGCAAAAGTTTAGAAATGTATATACTTTTGGTTTAGAGCTCATCATTTTGATATATCGAGCTTCAATAGCCGATTAACTTATATCTCGATATCTCTGACTGAATTCTTAAATTTCAATAAATCATCGATTTAATAAGTCAATTCAAACACTTATATtggtttatatttattatttttatcaattgaAATAGTTCTTGTTTATGATACGTGCGATGCACATTCATTTTTAATACTCATGATTTAAAATCGATAACACTAGTTTTTTTCTGTGTATAAtgacacaataataatcaaatgacACACATAATATTTAATTGACACGTCTTTATTTTATATACAACTTAAACCGTTAAATACTCGTACTTAAATCAATTATCAATTAATTAACAACATAAATAATGCGACTTCTGGAAACAAATGAAAGAATTTTAAAAAcgaaattctaattaattaattttaatttaataaaatttaaaaccCGAATCCCCACACAATCACAAGCTGCTTTGAGCTCCAGCTGTAGCATCTTTTATTTACACTATCAAATTTTCATTCTCTGCAATCTTTGTTCTTTGATTTCTAGATTATGTAACTTTGATCAACCATCATGTAACGGGGTTAAAGATCTGAACTTGAGCAAAATAAAACTAGGTTTTTGTTTGGATTCAGTAACAAAAATGAGTGTTTCACTAACAGTTTTAACATTCAATCTTCTTGAAGATCAACCAGAAGATGGTCAAAATTGTTGGGAAAAAAGGAAAGATTTGTGTATTAGTGTTATCACTAGTTACTCCCCAATGATTCTTTGTACTCAACAAggtgattattattattttcttattttttttaaatgtatTTTTGTAGATCTTCAAGGAATATACTAATATGCTTGATTTATTTTATTCTGGAAATGGTTATGGGTCTTGATTAATTTGTGCTTTTTGAGATGGGTTTATATCTATATAGATTATGTTAATATTTAGTGATTTAATTTGTTTTTTTGCTACTGAAAGATGGCAACTTTAATGATTTGTTTATGTGTCTATAGGTGTGAAGTCTCAATTGGACTATCTTCAACAATGCTTGCCAGGTAATGCTTTTGGTTGAATTTTTACTGTTTTATAtaaagtttattatttttttaataattgaTCACTTTTTTTGTAAGTTTATGCTACTAGTATAACTGAATGTGAAGTCTTAATTGTAATTctgtaagtacattttgaagtgaTTTTGATGGTTGCTTGAAAGTATGTCGATTTTGGTTTATCGAATTCAGGATATCGTTATAGTTTACTAATTTTCCAAGTGGACCTTGATTAGCAAATGGATGATGGTTAGGTTTATGTCAATTCTGCACTATAACACAATTGCTAATCGAGGTCGAATTGTCTAGTTTTTGCATCAATAATCTGCATTCTCCATTAATGATAATAAGCCAATAAGTGATAGAAACTTGAAATCTTTCGAATAGTAGTTGCAATCTTAAGAGGACATATGAAATAGGGAATTGTTTTGCACCATTTGATTTGATACACAGTCTGATAGAAGTCTTTGATAAGTTTGGTTGATGACCGAATAACTAAAATTACCTTGATAAGAGATAAGTCGAAAGACTTGTGAATACAGTCCATCGTGCCATTATCTTATAATAGTTGATAATAGGTAAATTTGGAAAGCATTTTTAAACTGGAGAATTGTGTCCTTTCCCGAGACAACCCAAAATAGAATTTTTCGTTTTTTTACATCGCTAAAACTTAATTAATTTTGTTAAATACACCAGGTTATGAACAATTTGGGATTTCAAGGAAAGGATCTGAAGATGTTGCAGATCAATGTTGCACCATTTTCTATGAAAAGGAAAAGGTAATACTTTGCGTACTCATATTGGAAACGGCTTATATCTGTTATCTTGCTTACAGCTATCTGATTAATCccctatttttttcttttttctaaaAAAATAAAGGTGGAATTATTAGAAGGCGGAACATTTTGGCTATCTGAATCTCCTTCTGTTCCTGGAAGCATGTCATGGGGAAGTGAATCTCCATGTATTGCTACATGggcaatatcctttttaaacattacttcttaaaaatatttaagtatATTTTTTGTTTTTTGGCATTTTATTGTCCAGTTACGTTTCTTTAACAAATCTCTACACGTTTCAACTGAAAGGAGTTGAGGCACCTGGTTTTTCATTCCAAATAGTAAACACAAACATGGACGAGTTCAGTCCTCGTGCTCGCAGACGAAGTGCGTTGCTGACGTGGCAGCATATCGCTTCATTGCCTCCTAGTTTGCCAGTTGTATATTGTGGAGGTTTTAATACACAAAAAGAATCCACCACCGGACGTTTTCTTCTTGGGAGATCAaggtagtttaaaaaaaaaaagtttgacttTAAGGTTGACTTGTCCTGTTTTAGTGCTTTAAAACCGGTGTAAATGATTTAAATTTTGTTAAAAGTTGTTGACAACAACAACATGATACCAATGAGTGGTATACTTTTCAAGGAAATTAAAAACAGATTTATCTTCAGTTTCTTAATATATCATTTGATAAAGTACTGAATTTTTTGTTTACATTACTTGCTTTTCAGAGAACACGGTGTTGTAGGTGATATGAGAGATGCGTGGCCCAACGCTCGGTTGAGGAAAAATGTGTCTCTTATACGCACGTATCATGGATTCAAAGGTACGTGGTTTTATTTTTGTAAGTAAAAACGGTCCCAATTCAATTATTTGTACGACTGTAAGACCCGAAGTAACAATTTGGTGAAGCGTTAGATACTTCCTTCCCAACGGTTGTTTGAATTTGTTTTTTTACTCATTATCGGATCAACAATAAGTTTTTAATGTTTGCCTATACCCAttcttatgattataattatgattataattatatttataattattaattgtaatataattataattataatataatgtaTACATATGGCCGACACTAGCTTAGGCCATCTTGGTATATCCACAATGAGTCGGCTTAGGCCATCTTGTATATCCTTAACGAGCCGGACTAATTAGAGACCAAAACTTTGAAGCTTCGATTCCTATGCTCGAAAACCATTCCAACGAGAATTAATACAATGATGTAGGTGTGTTAAATGATATTTTCCACCATCTAAATAATGACGATCAAATTTGATAAGATCTTGGATAATGTAATAACAAATGATTGACCGATTCAATCGGGTCCGAGCACCACCTACATCGCATTTCGCTAGTACTTAAAGGAATGTGCCCATATAAAAGCACTTGTTTTACCGGAATCGCCTCATGTATCGCGAGCCATTGAAAAATAACCATATTGAAGGAATTGATTATTTCAAGTCTTTGAGGCCTAACTCGGAATCGACTCATTTGAAATTAACAAACGCTTCATACCTTCTCATTTTATAAGTCAGACATTATAAATAAAGCTAACATATACACATTAAACGGTAACACCTTAATTCTTTCTTTTATCAATaccatattttgatttcacatATTATATTTAATCCCTCAAAATCAAACCCTTTTCGTTGCTAAATTGAATACCGCTTACCTTCTTTCCTATTGTTCATAAAAAATTGTTACTGGATGAATCAAATCAAACAAAAGAATCAAGATCGCGATGACTGGTCCGATTTATCAAACAATAACAATTTCTTATGAATAATAAGAAAGACGGTAAATGGTAATCAATTTAGCAACGAAAAGGGTTTGATTTTGAGGGATTGAAGAAAATTATGTGAAATCGGAATCTAGTATTGATAAAAGAAAGAATTAACGCGTGACCGTTCAATGTGTATATGTTAGCTCTATTTATAATCTTTTATTTACAAATGATGAGTTCTGAAGCGTTTGTTAATTTCAAATTAGTAGTCGGTTCCGAGTTATGCCTCAAAGATTTGAAATAAATCCATTCCTTCAAAGATGGCTATTTTTCACTGGCTCGCAATTCAGGAGGCGGTTTCGGTAAAACAATTGTTTTTATATAGGCACATTCCTTTAGGTACTAACGAAATGCGATGTGGGTGGTGGTGCTATCCGATTGAATCGGTCAATCATTTGTTATTACATAGTCCAAGATCTTATCGAATTTGGTCTTCATTATTTAGATAGTGGAAATTATCCCCCATCAATGT includes these proteins:
- the LOC139855758 gene encoding ARF guanine-nucleotide exchange factor GNOM-like — encoded protein: MGRLKLQPGIKAIEEEPEEYESTVPYRDKAALGCMINSEIGAVLAVMRRNVRWGGRYMSGDDQLEHTLIQSLKALRRQIFSWQHPWHTVNPAVYLQPFLDVIRSDETGAPITGVALSSLHKILTLDVLDLNTANVEDAMHLVVDAVTSCRFEVTDPASEEVVLMKILQVLLACMKSKASVMLSNQHVCTIVNTCFRVVHQSGTKSELLQRMARYTMHELVKCIFSHLPDVARQEVTDYSFGGKHLENGNGGSELDSSSSSANFVSNAVPMDENIVVPGNGKDTVSYDLNLMTEPYGVPCMVEIFHFLCSLLNVVEHMAIGPRANTIAFDEDVPLFALGLINSAIELGGTAIRRHPRLLSLVQDELFRNLMQFGLSTSPLILSMICSIVLNLYHHLRTELKLQLEAFFSCVILRLSQSRYGASYQQQEVAMEALVDFCRLKSFMVEMYANLDCDITCSNIFEELASLLSKSAFPVNCPLSAMHILALDGLIAVIQGMAERISNAPVSSELAPVNLEEYTPFWMVKCDNYSDPDQWVPFVRRRKYIKKRLMIGADHFNRDPKKGLEFLQGTHLLPDKLDPQSVACFFRYTAGLDKNLVGDFLGNHDEFCVQVLHEFAGTFDFQDMNLDTALRLFLETFRLPGESQKIQRVLEAFSERYYEQSPQILANKDAALLLSYSIIMLNTDQHNVQVKKKMTEEDFIRNNRHINGGNDLPREFLSELYDSICKNEIRTIPDQSAAFPEMNPSRWIDLMHKCKKTAPFILSDSRSHLDRDMFAVMSGPTIAAISVVFDHAELEDVFTTCIDGFLAVAKISACHHLEDVLDDLVVSLCKFTTLLNSSSVEEPVLAFGDDAKARMATITVFTIANRYGDFIRAGWRNILDCILKLHKLGLLPARVASDAADDSELSSEPGQGKPLTNSLSSAHMPPVGTPRRSSGLMGRFSQLLSLDTEEPRLQPTEQQLAAHQRTLQTIQKCHIDSIFTESKFLQADSLLHLARALIWAAGRPQKGNSSPEDEDTAVFCLELLIAITLNNRDRIVILWQGVYEHIANIVQTTVMPCALVEKAVFGLLRICQRLLPYKENLADDLLRSLQLVLKLDARVADAYCEQITQEVSRLVKANASHIRSQLGWRTITSLLSITARHPEASEVGFDALLFIMSDGINLMPANFTTCVDAARQFAESRVAHADRSVRALDLMSGSISCLTQWALEAREEMGELEAAKMCQDIGDMWLRLVQGLRKVCLDQREDVRNHALLSLQMCLTGVDQVNIQPSLWLQCFEMVIFTVLDDLLEISQGHSQKDFRNMEGTLVLALKLLSKVFLQLLPELSQVTTFCKLWLGVLSRMEKYLKVKVRGKKNEKLQELVPELLKNTLIVMKNSGVLVQRNALGGDSLWELTWLHVNNIAPSLQLEVFPDQDSTVSGDNESGPQETG
- the LOC139855559 gene encoding uncharacterized protein, coding for MSVSLTVLTFNLLEDQPEDGQNCWEKRKDLCISVITSYSPMILCTQQGVKSQLDYLQQCLPGYEQFGISRKGSEDVADQCCTIFYEKEKVELLEGGTFWLSESPSVPGSMSWGSESPCIATWATFQLKGVEAPGFSFQIVNTNMDEFSPRARRRSALLTWQHIASLPPSLPVVYCGGFNTQKESTTGRFLLGRSREHGVVGDMRDAWPNARLRKNVSLIRTYHGFKGNKQGALEFFKLIFRAFCLCWDRQTQDLHVDWILFRGRSLVPVSCEVVNDNIDGQYPSSHYPIFAEFMLPRSVRLLDPPPLQDETSTVS